One Peromyscus leucopus breed LL Stock chromosome 4, UCI_PerLeu_2.1, whole genome shotgun sequence genomic region harbors:
- the LOC114699478 gene encoding nucleoside diphosphate kinase B-like: protein MANLEDTFIAIKPDGIHQCLLDEFLVATKFLRASGGCLKQHCLDLKDHPFFLGLVKYMNSGPMVAMVWEGLNVVQSGLVMLEETNPADSKLGTI, encoded by the coding sequence ATGGCCAACCTTGAAGACACCTTCATTGCCATCAAGCCAGATGGCATACATCAATGCCTGCTGGATGAATTCCTGGTGGCCACGAAGTTCCTTCGAGCTTCTGGAGGATGCCTGAAGCAGCACTGCCTTGACCTGAAAGACCATCCTTTCTTTCTGGGACTGGTGAAATACATGAACTCAGGGCCTATGGTGGCCATGGTCTGGGAGGGGCTCAACGTGGTGCAGTCAGGCCTAGTGATGCTGGAAGAGACCAATCCAGCTGATTCTAAGCTGGGCACCATTTGA